One Microbacterium sp. W4I20 DNA window includes the following coding sequences:
- a CDS encoding cytosine permease: protein MATRRSATESGRTRDDHRGQIERRGVEYIPEGERDSHPRNLAFVFIGANLTFGTILYGWLPFVFGMGLWSNISSLLVGKVLGTLVVVALGLIGPRTGTNLTVSSGAFFGIRGRFIGSALTLAIALMFAALTVWTSGDAIVSAFSRLLGTTAGDGAYAVGYGIIAVLIVLAALYGHATIVALEKGIVLVGMVALLLGVFAFAGDFDPSAAVDGGYLLGSYWPTWIFCVILSAAGPVSYAPNIGDYTRRISPARHSDRSVALWLSFGLIVGTFVPSLFGVFTGAAFADITAGSYVTNLVEAAPIWYVFVILLIGLLGGLGQGTLCVYSSGLDLEGVLPRLNRVQTTLLTAGLAIVLLYVGTFVFDAVDSITAATLLLNALMAPWVVILAIGALRARSRGYDPDDLQAFADGRRGGRYWFTGGWNVPAAAAWAVGSVLGVLTVNGAPLYVGAVRQHRGGHRRQHARAYGGDGRDLSDRPACVAAAHRIRRHTNDAIRSRGRGTAMKVHAFLNGGDYADLAINDPLDENVGTKQYSPYFFYLVEHPQGRVLFDTGLHPDLAQRWGASAAEAFPIEMYEGGDLVGQLQKLGLRPEDIDAVVPSHLHFDHAGGLEFVAHAPVYVQATELDFARNPPAYQADLYMPQDFEHDLDWRLLEGDHDLFGDGRVRIISTPGHTRGHQSLLVTFEERAPLVLLGDAAYNLGKMRERRLPAIVWSPDAMVASWERVEALEREVGAELICTHESDFAAVPIAPDGYWS, encoded by the coding sequence ATGGCGACGAGGCGAAGTGCGACCGAAAGCGGCCGCACGCGAGACGACCACAGGGGGCAGATCGAGCGCCGTGGTGTCGAGTACATCCCCGAAGGAGAACGCGACTCGCATCCGCGGAACCTCGCGTTCGTCTTCATCGGGGCGAACCTCACCTTCGGGACGATCCTCTACGGCTGGCTGCCGTTCGTCTTCGGTATGGGGCTATGGAGCAACATCAGCTCGCTGCTGGTAGGCAAGGTGCTGGGCACCCTCGTCGTCGTCGCACTCGGCCTCATCGGGCCCCGGACGGGCACGAACCTGACCGTCTCGAGCGGCGCGTTCTTCGGCATCCGCGGTCGCTTCATCGGATCGGCGCTGACGTTGGCCATCGCACTCATGTTCGCGGCACTCACCGTCTGGACCAGCGGTGACGCGATCGTCTCAGCGTTCAGTCGGCTCCTCGGCACCACTGCCGGCGACGGAGCCTATGCGGTCGGATACGGGATCATCGCGGTCCTCATCGTTCTCGCGGCGCTGTACGGTCACGCCACGATCGTGGCTCTCGAGAAGGGCATCGTCCTGGTCGGCATGGTCGCGCTGCTGCTGGGCGTCTTCGCGTTCGCGGGCGACTTCGATCCGAGCGCTGCGGTCGACGGCGGCTACCTGCTCGGGTCGTACTGGCCGACCTGGATCTTCTGCGTCATCCTCTCCGCGGCCGGCCCGGTCTCCTACGCGCCGAACATCGGCGACTACACCCGGCGAATCTCGCCGGCGCGGCACAGCGATCGCTCGGTCGCGCTCTGGCTGTCGTTCGGCCTCATCGTCGGGACCTTCGTCCCCTCCCTGTTCGGAGTGTTCACGGGGGCCGCCTTCGCCGACATCACCGCGGGATCGTACGTGACGAATCTCGTCGAGGCGGCACCGATCTGGTACGTCTTCGTCATCCTGCTTATCGGACTCCTCGGCGGGCTCGGGCAGGGGACGCTCTGCGTGTACTCGAGCGGGCTGGATCTCGAGGGCGTCCTCCCGCGCCTGAACAGGGTCCAGACGACTCTGCTCACCGCGGGGTTGGCCATCGTCCTGCTCTACGTCGGGACCTTCGTCTTCGACGCCGTCGATTCCATCACCGCCGCCACTCTGCTCCTGAACGCACTTATGGCGCCCTGGGTGGTCATCCTCGCCATCGGCGCCCTTCGGGCTCGCTCTCGTGGCTACGATCCCGACGACCTGCAGGCGTTCGCCGACGGACGTCGAGGCGGTCGGTACTGGTTCACCGGCGGCTGGAACGTGCCCGCTGCGGCCGCCTGGGCCGTGGGCTCCGTGCTGGGAGTGCTCACCGTCAACGGTGCCCCGCTGTACGTGGGGGCCGTTCGCCAACATCGCGGAGGGCATCGACGTCAGCATGCTCGTGCCTATGGCGGTGACGGCCGCGATCTATCTGATCGCCCTGCGTGCGTGGCCGCAGCACACCGAATCCGTCGGCACACGAACGACGCGATCCGATCGCGTGGAAGGGGAACGGCGATGAAGGTCCACGCATTTCTGAACGGCGGCGACTACGCCGATCTCGCGATCAACGATCCGCTCGACGAGAACGTCGGGACGAAGCAGTACAGCCCGTACTTCTTCTATCTGGTGGAGCACCCGCAGGGGCGGGTGCTGTTCGACACGGGCCTGCATCCCGATCTGGCACAGCGCTGGGGGGCCTCCGCGGCGGAGGCGTTCCCGATCGAGATGTACGAGGGGGGTGATCTCGTCGGGCAGCTGCAGAAGCTGGGCCTGCGGCCGGAGGACATCGACGCGGTGGTGCCCTCACATCTCCACTTCGACCACGCCGGAGGCCTGGAGTTCGTCGCCCATGCACCAGTGTACGTGCAGGCGACCGAGCTCGACTTCGCGCGGAATCCGCCGGCGTACCAGGCCGATCTCTACATGCCGCAGGACTTCGAGCATGATCTCGACTGGCGTCTGTTGGAAGGCGATCACGACCTGTTCGGAGACGGTCGTGTGCGGATCATCTCCACGCCGGGCCACACACGCGGCCACCAGTCGCTTCTCGTCACCTTCGAGGAACGAGCCCCTCTCGTGCTCCTCGGCGATGCCGCCTACAACCTCGGCAAGATGCGTGAGAGGCGGCTGCCGGCGATCGTCTGGAGCCCAGACGCCATGGTGGCGAGCTGGGAGCGGGTCGAAGCCCTCGAGCGCGAGGTCGGAGCCGAGCTGATCTGCACGCATGAGAGCGACTTCGCAGCCGTGCCGATCGCTCCCGACGGCTACTGGAGCTGA
- a CDS encoding TetR/AcrR family transcriptional regulator — translation MNRDLIARTALELIDREGVEGASIRRVAAKLGVNPASLYNHVPDRAAMVEDVRALVSALIDSRPLREQPWEQGLWAWATSYRRAFAHHSGTIPLLMTTKASAPVLLAEYEDFAVAAEGVGWGSEDVLPLLTAFESFILGSVLDMSGPPVVFDPTGQETEFPRFAAAFATLEHEDPDDPVATRAFEMGLRMLIASARPGALPAAGA, via the coding sequence TTGAATCGCGACCTCATCGCGCGCACCGCCCTCGAGCTCATCGATCGCGAGGGAGTGGAAGGCGCGAGCATCCGTCGCGTGGCCGCGAAACTGGGCGTGAACCCCGCGTCGCTCTACAACCACGTGCCCGATCGTGCCGCCATGGTCGAAGACGTGCGTGCGCTCGTGTCCGCGCTGATCGACTCCCGCCCGCTGCGTGAGCAGCCGTGGGAGCAGGGGCTCTGGGCCTGGGCGACCTCATATCGACGCGCCTTCGCGCATCACTCGGGCACGATCCCTCTGCTCATGACGACGAAGGCGTCGGCGCCGGTCCTCCTGGCGGAATACGAGGACTTCGCGGTCGCCGCCGAAGGGGTCGGCTGGGGCAGTGAGGACGTCCTCCCGCTGCTTACGGCCTTCGAGTCGTTCATCCTCGGCAGCGTCCTCGACATGTCGGGACCGCCGGTGGTGTTCGACCCGACGGGGCAGGAGACGGAGTTCCCGCGATTCGCCGCGGCCTTCGCCACTCTCGAGCACGAGGACCCGGACGATCCCGTCGCGACGCGCGCCTTCGAGATGGGTCTGCGCATGCTGATCGCCTCGGCTCGGCCCGGCGCTCTCCCGGCAGCGGGAGCGTAG
- a CDS encoding sulfite exporter TauE/SafE family protein yields the protein MIGSAASPAAPELAPRAPVLALIALGLVAGFLSGLFGIGGGIIVVPALLMLGYDQRRAAGTSVAAILPPSIVGTVGYALTGHIDWIAGIALAVGVVIGAQVGSYLLARLSRPALFWSFLLFLIFSAASLWFSVPSRDDSIAITVWTVLALIGAGVVTGILSGVLGVGGGVIVVPALMFFFGASDLIAKGTSLFMMIPGSLSATLGNMRRKNVDLRGGLFVGATACLASPLGLLTATAITPLWSNIAFSVLIAAITVQLIVRNLRRR from the coding sequence ATGATCGGTTCCGCAGCGAGTCCGGCGGCTCCGGAGCTGGCCCCGCGCGCGCCGGTCCTCGCGCTCATCGCGCTCGGGCTGGTGGCAGGATTCCTGTCAGGTCTCTTCGGGATCGGCGGCGGGATCATCGTCGTACCGGCACTCCTGATGCTGGGGTACGACCAGCGCCGTGCCGCCGGCACGTCCGTCGCGGCCATCCTTCCCCCCTCGATCGTGGGCACCGTCGGATACGCGCTGACCGGACACATCGACTGGATCGCGGGCATCGCGCTTGCGGTCGGCGTGGTCATCGGAGCGCAGGTCGGCAGCTACCTGCTGGCGCGACTCTCGCGTCCCGCGCTTTTCTGGTCGTTCCTGTTGTTCCTGATCTTCTCGGCCGCCAGCCTGTGGTTCAGCGTGCCCTCTCGGGACGACTCGATCGCCATCACCGTCTGGACCGTACTCGCGCTGATTGGCGCCGGCGTCGTCACCGGCATCCTGTCGGGCGTGCTGGGCGTGGGCGGCGGAGTCATCGTGGTCCCTGCGCTGATGTTCTTCTTCGGCGCGAGCGACCTCATCGCCAAGGGCACCTCGCTCTTCATGATGATCCCCGGCTCGCTGTCGGCCACGCTGGGCAATATGCGCCGCAAGAACGTCGACCTGCGCGGCGGACTGTTCGTGGGAGCCACCGCGTGCCTCGCGTCGCCGCTCGGCCTGCTCACGGCCACGGCCATCACACCGCTCTGGTCGAATATCGCCTTCTCGGTGCTGATCGCCGCGATCACCGTGCAGCTGATCGTGCGCAATCTACGGCGCCGCTGA